A region of Bradyrhizobium sp. CCBAU 53351 DNA encodes the following proteins:
- a CDS encoding transposase: MEGRQRRSLTDDYKRQAVDLVTSSWRSIGSVAKELGLRESVLRRWVEQRGVRLQPTAAARRPTTRATLPSADHAAEIARLQRENERLRIMPGARARGADDLLPIVTSSTTSGGSTATPAGVMAARVSMPS, from the coding sequence ATGGAAGGACGTCAGCGTCGGTCGCTTACGGACGACTACAAGCGGCAAGCGGTTGATCTCGTAACATCGAGTTGGCGCTCGATCGGATCTGTTGCCAAGGAGCTTGGCTTGCGAGAGTCCGTGCTGCGGCGGTGGGTGGAGCAGCGAGGGGTTCGGCTGCAGCCGACGGCGGCGGCGCGGCGCCCCACGACGCGGGCGACGCTGCCGTCGGCGGACCACGCGGCAGAGATCGCGCGTTTGCAGCGAGAGAACGAGCGGCTGCGCATTATGCCTGGCGCTCGCGCCCGGGGAGCCGACGATCTGCTGCCAATCGTGACCTCGTCGACGACATCAGGCGGGTCCACCGCGACACCCGCGGGCGTTATGGCAGCCCGCGTATCCATGCCGAGTTGA
- a CDS encoding LLM class flavin-dependent oxidoreductase — protein sequence MTNVSRRIRLGIFDHLDEDGLDLSQQYNDRLVLAEACDRLGYHAYHLAEHHCTPHGRSPSPNVFLSSVAQRTKQLRIGPMVMLLSLQHPLRAYEEACMLDHLSGGRLELGIGWGSLPIELGYFGVSAESARELYSEGMEILTRAMRGGTLSYEGQHYRLHEVPLAITPYQRPHPPTWIPVSQPGSARAAAEIGANIASIGPASMVRKSTDAYRACNWRGGAPLVGLLRMIVADTSEAHAYSLAAAAYDRWLTSFRVLYDLSGVPAPPNLPPTFEAAIESELCVVGTAASVRSVLIDHLEQAGANYLLCQVAFGDLPLVAALNTATILRSELMAGGGP from the coding sequence GTGACAAATGTATCACGTCGAATACGGCTTGGAATCTTTGACCACTTGGACGAAGACGGTCTCGACTTATCGCAGCAGTATAACGATCGACTGGTGTTGGCCGAAGCGTGTGACCGGTTGGGATACCACGCGTACCATCTTGCCGAGCACCATTGCACACCGCACGGGCGATCGCCCTCGCCTAACGTATTTCTGTCGAGCGTTGCGCAGCGTACGAAGCAGCTCCGCATCGGGCCGATGGTCATGCTGCTAAGCCTTCAGCACCCCCTTCGGGCCTATGAAGAGGCATGCATGCTGGATCATTTGAGCGGCGGTCGTCTTGAGCTCGGTATCGGGTGGGGCTCTCTACCGATTGAATTGGGGTACTTCGGGGTTAGCGCAGAGAGCGCTCGCGAGCTGTATTCCGAAGGAATGGAGATCTTGACCAGAGCGATGCGAGGCGGGACCTTGTCCTACGAAGGTCAGCATTATCGCCTCCACGAAGTGCCGTTAGCAATTACGCCTTATCAGCGTCCCCATCCACCGACCTGGATTCCCGTGAGCCAGCCCGGCTCTGCGCGAGCGGCCGCTGAGATCGGTGCCAATATCGCGAGCATTGGCCCGGCCTCTATGGTTCGGAAATCGACTGACGCGTACCGCGCGTGCAATTGGCGCGGAGGGGCTCCGCTTGTCGGTTTGCTTCGCATGATTGTAGCAGACACTTCGGAAGCTCATGCGTATTCGCTAGCTGCAGCGGCTTACGACAGATGGCTCACGAGCTTTAGGGTCCTTTATGATCTCAGCGGGGTACCTGCCCCTCCGAACCTTCCGCCAACCTTCGAAGCAGCAATTGAAAGTGAATTGTGCGTTGTCGGAACCGCCGCTTCTGTGCGAAGTGTCCTTATTGATCACCTGGAGCAAGCGGGAGCTAACTATCTTCTCTGCCAAGTGGCCTTTGGCGATCTCCCGCTTGTTGCGGCCTTGAACACGGCGACTATTCTCCGGTCCGAACTTATGGCGGGAGGCGGCCCATGA
- a CDS encoding SAM-dependent methyltransferase — protein sequence MTFDKVLRLLEREMEADDPWRLNANPFEQERHAHLLRLCLAEGAVGNALEVGCAAGVFTAKLAPHCQQLVAIDVLPRAITRAREQAQWPHIAWHISDVRDLNATNPFDLIVVAEVLYYLEDTGQMGDAIEKLTRMLAPSGRLVFGSARDASCQRWGHPAGAETMLDVLNEHLVETERVQCRGASIDEDCLIASFRTKSNLPD from the coding sequence ATGACATTCGATAAGGTACTGCGCTTGCTCGAGCGGGAGATGGAGGCGGACGACCCGTGGCGGCTCAACGCGAACCCATTCGAGCAAGAGCGCCACGCGCACTTGCTCCGTCTGTGCCTCGCGGAAGGCGCGGTCGGTAACGCGCTTGAGGTGGGTTGCGCAGCGGGCGTCTTCACGGCAAAGCTGGCGCCCCACTGCCAGCAACTCGTAGCAATCGACGTTCTGCCGCGTGCGATCACTCGAGCAAGGGAGCAAGCTCAATGGCCTCATATCGCCTGGCACATCTCTGACGTGCGGGACCTCAACGCAACTAATCCATTCGACCTGATCGTGGTGGCGGAAGTGCTTTATTATCTTGAAGATACCGGCCAGATGGGTGACGCCATCGAGAAGCTCACGCGAATGCTGGCGCCCAGCGGACGGCTCGTTTTCGGATCAGCGCGTGACGCCTCTTGTCAGCGTTGGGGGCATCCTGCGGGTGCCGAAACAATGCTTGATGTTTTGAATGAACATCTGGTCGAGACTGAGCGCGTACAATGCCGTGGCGCGAGCATCGACGAAGATTGTTTGATTGCGTCTTTTCGCACTAAGTCGAACTTGCCAGACTAG
- a CDS encoding LysR family transcriptional regulator produces MRFRGLDLNLLVALDALIAERNLTAAARSINLSQPAMSAAVARLRAYFKDELFTMSGRELVLTPRAEALASPTREALLHIQLSITSREPFRPDESNRRFRLCMSDFAAIVLIRKVIERVAREAPGIKFELMPLADPFDHPLQRGAVDFIILPDVYTTDEHPKATLFDETLVCVGCRSNKRLARPLTFSSYMSMGHVAVRFGRSRVPSIDEWFMQEHRVKRRVEVVVQGFSMMPHMLVGTNRVATMPATLVRHFAKSLPLRVAKLPLPLPGFTETLQWPALHNNEPASKWMRQVLLEEAARLGSSQEEPSLAPE; encoded by the coding sequence ATGCGGTTTCGTGGCCTAGATCTAAATCTGCTCGTCGCTCTTGATGCCCTGATAGCAGAGCGTAACTTGACGGCAGCAGCACGCAGCATCAACTTGAGCCAGCCCGCAATGAGTGCGGCGGTCGCCCGCCTGCGTGCGTATTTCAAGGACGAGTTGTTCACGATGAGCGGCCGTGAACTTGTCCTGACCCCACGCGCAGAGGCTCTCGCCTCACCTACTCGCGAAGCGTTACTGCACATTCAGCTTTCCATCACGTCTCGCGAGCCCTTTAGGCCGGACGAATCAAATCGCCGTTTTCGCCTTTGCATGTCCGATTTCGCGGCTATCGTGCTTATTCGCAAGGTGATTGAGCGCGTCGCGCGAGAGGCGCCCGGCATCAAATTCGAGCTGATGCCACTGGCCGATCCATTCGACCACCCCCTTCAGCGGGGTGCGGTCGACTTTATCATTCTTCCCGACGTGTACACGACGGATGAGCATCCGAAGGCCACGCTATTTGATGAGACGCTGGTTTGCGTGGGCTGCCGTTCCAACAAGCGATTGGCGCGACCGCTGACGTTCTCAAGCTACATGTCCATGGGGCACGTTGCTGTCCGGTTCGGCCGTTCTCGCGTCCCGTCAATCGACGAATGGTTCATGCAGGAGCATCGAGTTAAGCGGCGCGTGGAGGTCGTGGTTCAGGGCTTCAGCATGATGCCCCACATGCTCGTCGGGACGAACCGGGTAGCGACCATGCCGGCAACGTTGGTGCGGCATTTCGCAAAATCGCTACCCTTGCGCGTTGCAAAGCTTCCCCTGCCGTTGCCTGGCTTTACGGAGACGCTGCAATGGCCTGCACTGCACAACAATGAGCCTGCAAGCAAGTGGATGCGCCAGGTCTTGCTTGAGGAAGCCGCTCGCCTCGGTTCGTCACAGGAGGAACCAAGCCTGGCTCCTGAGTAG
- a CDS encoding NodA family N-acyltransferase, producing the protein MRPPIQWRTCWENELELSDHIQLSAFLRAAYGPTGTFNARPFEGYRSWAGARPELRCVGYDSRGVAAHLGALRRFIKVGDADVLVAELGLYAVRPDLEGLGVPHSVRAMYPTLHLMGVPFGFGTVRHALKTHITRLLDRPGLASIIPGIRVRSTLAEVYPALPPTRTDDALLVVLPVGKPLSEWPPGTTIERNGPEL; encoded by the coding sequence ATGCGCCCCCCAATACAGTGGCGGACGTGCTGGGAGAATGAGTTGGAGCTATCGGATCATATCCAGCTCTCGGCATTCTTACGAGCGGCTTACGGACCGACCGGAACGTTCAATGCACGTCCCTTTGAGGGCTATCGGAGCTGGGCGGGTGCGAGGCCCGAGCTCCGATGTGTCGGCTACGACAGCAGGGGCGTTGCGGCTCATCTTGGCGCGCTGCGACGGTTCATCAAGGTCGGCGATGCCGACGTGTTGGTGGCCGAACTCGGATTGTACGCGGTACGCCCCGACCTAGAGGGTCTGGGAGTGCCACACTCTGTACGCGCAATGTATCCTACACTACACCTGATGGGCGTTCCTTTCGGATTTGGCACAGTCCGTCATGCGCTCAAAACGCACATCACGAGGTTGCTCGATCGCCCAGGGCTGGCCTCGATCATTCCGGGTATACGCGTCCGTTCTACGCTGGCGGAGGTCTATCCTGCTTTGCCGCCCACGCGAACAGACGACGCTCTTCTCGTCGTTTTGCCTGTCGGAAAGCCGTTGAGCGAATGGCCGCCCGGAACGACAATTGAGCGAAACGGGCCCGAACTGTGA
- the hisC gene encoding histidinol-phosphate transaminase, with amino-acid sequence MADRSLAEGRSAGIAAYSLPCVNLNRNENPFPMPDVVMRAAFAAIGTHNRYPEEDSGGLRSAAARAYGVSVEQVIAGNGSSEILALIYRGFLAAGDTVGMLSPGFSFNHKLAAVNGARLLEVDWADHNALPASQSVRQAAGDAKFIVLANPNNPTGTFVQIAEIERLVAETDQLIVLDEAYVDFAPDNALGLIDRYQNLLLLRTFSKSYAAAGLRIGFGLGNPRVIARLRSIQNPFNMSVISQSVGVSILEHRNAYDQCIECIVQERERTMVALSALGFYVLPSHANFVLARVPLGYDGRWWQQALERKNVNVAVFPEGDLGGFIRISIGAAEQMDTCLSVVSGIAGGLI; translated from the coding sequence ATGGCAGACAGGAGTCTCGCGGAAGGCAGATCCGCCGGGATCGCTGCGTACTCGCTGCCATGCGTGAACCTCAACAGGAACGAAAACCCGTTCCCGATGCCTGACGTAGTCATGCGGGCTGCGTTTGCCGCGATTGGAACCCACAATAGGTATCCGGAGGAGGACAGCGGCGGCTTACGATCAGCGGCCGCGCGAGCCTATGGGGTCTCTGTCGAGCAGGTGATCGCAGGAAATGGCTCATCGGAGATTCTCGCACTTATTTACCGGGGGTTTCTTGCCGCTGGCGATACTGTCGGAATGTTGTCGCCCGGCTTTTCGTTCAATCATAAATTGGCGGCGGTGAACGGAGCGCGCTTGCTTGAAGTTGATTGGGCCGATCACAATGCTCTGCCGGCGAGCCAAAGTGTTCGGCAGGCGGCAGGAGACGCAAAGTTCATCGTGCTCGCCAACCCAAATAACCCAACAGGGACATTCGTTCAGATCGCGGAAATTGAGCGACTGGTCGCTGAAACGGATCAGCTTATCGTGCTCGATGAGGCGTATGTCGACTTTGCTCCAGACAATGCACTGGGTCTGATCGACCGATATCAGAATCTTCTGCTGCTAAGGACGTTTTCGAAGAGTTACGCTGCAGCGGGCCTTCGCATCGGCTTTGGCCTCGGTAACCCGCGGGTGATTGCAAGACTGCGTAGCATACAGAACCCTTTCAACATGAGCGTGATTAGCCAGTCCGTTGGCGTCAGCATCCTCGAGCATCGTAATGCCTACGATCAGTGCATTGAATGCATTGTTCAGGAAAGGGAGAGAACTATGGTGGCGCTGTCGGCGCTTGGATTCTATGTCCTGCCATCACATGCAAACTTTGTATTGGCTCGCGTACCGCTTGGGTACGACGGTAGATGGTGGCAGCAAGCCTTAGAGAGGAAGAATGTGAACGTTGCGGTGTTTCCCGAGGGGGACCTTGGGGGCTTCATAAGAATCTCAATAGGTGCGGCGGAGCAGATGGACACCTGTTTATCTGTGGTCAGTGGCATTGCTGGGGGGCTGATCTGA
- the nodB gene encoding chitooligosaccharide deacetylase NodB, translating into MHLTSVGDGRQYADSPSVHLTFDDGPHSFYTPHILDILSQHNVPATFCVIGRYAAEHPHITRRIVSDGHELANHTMNHPDLSKCEPTKVASEIAHANCAIKSACPEARLRHVRAPYGLWTEHVLSCAASAGLGALHWSVDPRDWSRPGADAIVSAVLSSIQPGAIVLLHDGCPPDERNWGHDQRLRDQTVCAVSQLIPALHSRGFAIRPIPHFH; encoded by the coding sequence ATGCACTTAACAAGCGTTGGCGATGGCAGGCAGTATGCTGACTCACCAAGCGTCCACTTGACGTTCGACGACGGGCCGCACTCTTTTTATACCCCGCACATCTTAGACATCCTCTCCCAACATAACGTGCCGGCGACGTTCTGCGTCATCGGCAGATATGCAGCAGAACATCCGCACATTACGCGCAGGATAGTTTCCGACGGACACGAACTCGCAAACCACACCATGAACCATCCCGATCTCTCGAAATGCGAGCCAACGAAAGTCGCGTCGGAGATTGCACACGCGAACTGTGCCATTAAGTCGGCTTGCCCGGAGGCTCGGCTCCGACATGTGCGTGCGCCATATGGGCTCTGGACCGAACATGTGCTCTCCTGCGCCGCGAGCGCTGGGCTCGGCGCACTTCACTGGTCTGTAGACCCTCGCGACTGGTCTCGGCCTGGTGCGGATGCGATCGTCAGCGCGGTACTGAGCTCCATCCAACCTGGAGCCATTGTTCTTTTGCACGATGGCTGCCCTCCCGATGAACGCAATTGGGGTCATGATCAAAGGCTGCGCGATCAGACAGTATGCGCCGTCAGCCAGCTAATTCCCGCATTGCACAGTCGCGGCTTTGCAATTCGTCCCATTCCTCACTTTCACTGA
- a CDS encoding MerR family transcriptional regulator → MNRPSFYKRRWRRIGELADATGVTVRALRHYEQTGLLTASQRTCGGHRMYDADSLTRVYHIVALRRLGLSLQEIRSALEGRSSLSRLLSEQLERAEREVMRATAVRDLLRRLAQNVDADVRLDELPNHLNRPPGKVDM, encoded by the coding sequence ATGAACAGGCCTTCATTCTATAAGCGTCGGTGGCGGCGCATTGGTGAACTTGCAGATGCCACCGGCGTCACGGTGCGGGCATTGCGTCACTATGAGCAGACAGGACTGCTCACTGCTTCTCAGCGTACGTGCGGCGGCCATCGCATGTACGACGCCGACAGTTTGACACGCGTTTACCACATAGTCGCACTTCGCCGGCTCGGCCTTTCGCTTCAGGAAATCCGGAGCGCTCTTGAAGGACGCTCGTCTCTTTCGCGTTTGTTGAGCGAGCAGCTGGAACGTGCAGAGCGCGAAGTGATGCGCGCAACCGCCGTCCGCGATCTGCTGCGCCGCCTCGCTCAGAATGTCGACGCAGATGTCCGGCTAGACGAGCTACCCAACCATCTGAACCGACCTCCGGGTAAAGTCGACATGTGA
- the nodC gene encoding chitooligosaccharide synthase NodC has product MSLLVTASTAAIGSYTILSAFYKSAQMIYAIKSRASSPPLTDVDHETMPSVDVIVPCYNETPDTLSACLGSIAAQDFTGRLRVYVVDDGSQNLAAVKAVHDAYAQDTRFRFIILRKNVGKRKAQICAIRQSSGDLVLNVDSDTTLAVDVVTKLAASMHEPEVGAAMGHLVATNRDRTWLTRLIDMEYWLACNEERAAQASFGAVMCCCGPCAMYRRSALTSLLDKYETQYFRGKPSDFGEDRHLTILMLQAGFRTEYVPDAIAATVVPDRLGPYLRQQLRWARSTFRDTLLALRLLPHLNGYLTLDVIGQNLGPLLLALSIMTGLAQLATTHTIPWLTIVAISSLTLMRCTTAAIRAREVRFLGFALHTPINLFLVLPLKAYALCTLDNSNWLSRTTPPASLCGAPETIHERDACHHDAARRQPAALAVTGEGTTR; this is encoded by the coding sequence ATGAGCCTGCTTGTGACCGCCAGCACTGCCGCGATTGGATCATACACAATCCTTTCAGCGTTTTATAAGAGCGCTCAAATGATCTATGCAATAAAGAGCCGGGCCTCATCGCCGCCACTCACGGACGTCGATCACGAAACGATGCCCAGTGTCGACGTTATCGTTCCTTGCTACAATGAAACGCCAGACACCCTGTCGGCGTGCTTAGGCTCGATTGCCGCCCAGGATTTTACTGGACGACTGCGCGTCTATGTCGTTGACGATGGCTCTCAAAACCTCGCTGCTGTCAAAGCTGTCCACGACGCTTACGCGCAAGATACACGATTTCGCTTTATCATTCTGCGAAAGAACGTAGGCAAGAGGAAGGCGCAGATTTGTGCCATCCGGCAGTCATCTGGAGACCTGGTTCTCAACGTCGACTCTGATACGACGCTCGCAGTCGATGTCGTCACAAAACTAGCAGCTAGCATGCACGAGCCGGAAGTTGGTGCCGCTATGGGCCATCTGGTCGCGACCAATCGGGATCGCACTTGGCTCACGCGGCTCATCGACATGGAGTACTGGCTTGCTTGTAACGAAGAACGCGCTGCACAAGCCAGCTTCGGTGCTGTTATGTGCTGCTGCGGACCCTGCGCCATGTATCGCCGTTCGGCTCTTACATCGCTGCTCGACAAGTATGAAACGCAATATTTCCGCGGGAAGCCCAGTGATTTCGGCGAGGATCGTCACCTCACAATACTTATGCTGCAGGCAGGGTTTCGAACTGAATACGTTCCAGATGCGATAGCCGCAACCGTCGTTCCCGACAGGCTCGGACCTTATTTGCGTCAACAACTACGCTGGGCACGCAGTACGTTCCGCGACACGCTGCTAGCACTGCGGCTGCTGCCTCATCTTAATGGCTATCTCACATTAGATGTTATCGGACAGAACCTTGGCCCTCTTCTTTTGGCTCTGTCCATAATGACCGGGCTCGCTCAGCTTGCGACCACGCACACCATACCATGGTTGACGATCGTTGCTATTTCATCGCTAACGCTGATGCGGTGCACCACAGCGGCGATTCGTGCTCGTGAGGTGCGATTTCTTGGCTTCGCGTTGCACACGCCAATCAATCTGTTCCTAGTGCTTCCCTTGAAAGCCTATGCATTGTGTACATTGGATAACAGTAACTGGCTCTCCCGTACGACGCCTCCGGCATCACTCTGCGGGGCTCCGGAAACGATCCACGAACGTGACGCCTGTCACCATGATGCCGCTCGGCGACAGCCGGCAGCGCTGGCGGTCACCGGGGAGGGGACCACCCGTTAA
- the nodU gene encoding nodulation protein NodU — protein MRICGIKLTHDGAVAVVEDGRLLFCIEQEKRANNPRYQAITDLCAVTLALAEHGLRPTDVDRFVIDGWDGLTHSQFDVLSEGVPLTIKGAPYIESHENTLLTPYAGSGLVLDRVPLRYHSYAHVAGHVAGAYCTSAFAKARAPALCLVWDGCIFPRLYHVDPTGARFLDTLFPFIGHAYAIAGQHFGPYRQASRAGWDLGVAGKLMAYIGLGALDEGILAVFQEMYEACLAGPSERARAYRASINDPEALLAATDWFFEACGRRLTGTPSEDVLASFHVFLERLLEQEIGLALLRHSGLPGLRHLCIAGGCGLNIKWNSALRATGLFDSVWVPPFPNDSGSAIGAACAAMAEPNALTPLEWSVHSGPALTGSNPSGQWEALPCTIVELAALIATGKPVVFLTGLAELGPRALGGRSIIAAATSKEMKDLLNDIKLRERFRPVAPICLEDRAAEIFDPGSPDPYMLFDHQTRREWRTKVPAIVHLDGSARLQTISRTSPQKIAALLVEYEKLTGIPLLCNTSANHPGRGFFPDVASACDWGRVDHVWCDGFLWQRSVEAGLTLSNSALVTD, from the coding sequence ATGCGAATCTGTGGAATCAAGCTGACACATGACGGAGCGGTTGCCGTTGTGGAAGATGGGCGCTTGCTCTTCTGCATAGAGCAAGAAAAGAGAGCCAATAATCCACGCTATCAAGCCATCACCGACCTCTGCGCAGTCACTCTCGCGCTGGCCGAACACGGCTTAAGGCCCACGGATGTTGACCGATTTGTCATCGACGGCTGGGACGGGCTGACGCACTCGCAATTTGATGTCCTAAGTGAAGGGGTGCCGCTCACCATTAAGGGAGCGCCATATATCGAGTCCCACGAAAACACGCTCCTCACGCCCTATGCCGGGTCGGGCCTCGTCCTCGATCGGGTGCCTTTACGTTATCATAGCTATGCTCACGTAGCCGGCCACGTGGCCGGCGCTTACTGTACCAGTGCTTTCGCCAAAGCCCGAGCCCCTGCATTGTGCTTAGTGTGGGACGGCTGCATCTTTCCGCGCCTGTATCATGTAGATCCGACCGGAGCCCGCTTCCTCGACACTCTTTTCCCTTTCATCGGCCATGCCTATGCTATCGCTGGGCAGCACTTCGGGCCCTATCGTCAAGCCAGCAGGGCAGGCTGGGATCTTGGTGTCGCAGGTAAGCTTATGGCGTATATCGGGCTAGGCGCTCTCGATGAGGGCATTCTGGCAGTCTTTCAAGAGATGTATGAAGCGTGTCTAGCCGGTCCTTCCGAGCGTGCTCGCGCTTACCGTGCCAGCATAAACGATCCTGAAGCCTTACTTGCCGCCACTGACTGGTTTTTCGAGGCATGCGGTCGTCGGCTCACCGGTACGCCTTCCGAAGATGTACTCGCATCTTTTCACGTTTTTCTGGAGCGGCTGCTGGAGCAAGAAATAGGACTTGCTCTGCTACGGCACTCAGGTCTTCCGGGCTTACGGCACCTGTGCATCGCTGGAGGGTGTGGACTTAATATAAAGTGGAATAGTGCTCTGCGCGCGACGGGATTGTTTGATTCAGTTTGGGTACCCCCGTTTCCAAATGATAGCGGCTCAGCAATTGGCGCGGCTTGCGCCGCCATGGCCGAGCCAAACGCTTTGACTCCTTTGGAGTGGTCAGTTCACAGCGGACCGGCCTTGACCGGAAGCAACCCATCAGGCCAATGGGAGGCTTTGCCCTGTACCATCGTAGAGCTTGCGGCTCTCATCGCTACAGGCAAGCCCGTAGTGTTCCTCACCGGCCTCGCGGAGCTCGGACCCAGAGCACTCGGCGGCCGCAGTATTATTGCGGCTGCAACCTCCAAGGAGATGAAAGACCTTCTGAACGATATCAAGCTACGGGAACGATTTCGTCCCGTCGCTCCTATTTGCCTCGAGGACCGGGCTGCTGAAATTTTCGATCCCGGCAGCCCAGATCCTTACATGCTCTTCGACCATCAAACCCGTCGCGAATGGCGGACAAAAGTTCCCGCTATCGTGCACCTGGATGGTTCTGCCCGATTGCAAACAATCTCCCGAACGTCTCCGCAAAAGATCGCTGCTCTTCTGGTCGAGTATGAGAAACTTACAGGAATTCCGCTGCTCTGCAACACGAGCGCCAACCATCCTGGCCGGGGGTTTTTTCCTGATGTTGCTAGCGCTTGTGACTGGGGTCGCGTCGACCATGTTTGGTGCGACGGCTTTCTCTGGCAACGATCCGTCGAAGCTGGTCTGACATTATCCAATTCCGCTCTGGTCACTGACTAA
- a CDS encoding DDE-type integrase/transposase/recombinase — translation MARPRRVRTTDSRHDLPIAPNLLDRNFIATAPNRIWLADITYIETDQGWLYLAAVMDLYSRRIVG, via the coding sequence ATGGCGCGGCCACGTCGGGTGCGGACCACCGACAGCCGCCACGACCTGCCGATCGCCCCCAATCTGCTCGACCGCAACTTCATCGCCACTGCGCCGAACCGGATCTGGCTGGCCGATATCACCTACATCGAGACCGATCAGGGCTGGCTCTATCTGGCTGCCGTCATGGATCTGTACAGCCGCAGGATTGTCGGCTAG
- the nodI gene encoding nodulation factor ABC transporter ATP-binding protein NodI, which yields MSNPAIQLTDVQKTYHDRGVVRGLTFSVAKGECFGLLGPNGAGKSTIVRMILGLISPDAGRITVLGEQVPARARLARAGIGVVPQVDNLEDAFTVRENLLIFGRYFGLNTRESEEAVPSLLEFARLEGRAESRVADLSGGMKRRLVLARALINDPQLLIMDEPTTSLDPHARHLIWERLRLLLARGKTILLTTHFMEEAERLCDRLCVLENGRKIAEGAPNALIDSQIGCDVLEVYGGNPLELRAIIEPHASRIEVRGETLFCYAPDQAAVRLRLRGCTGLRLLERPPNLEDVFLRLTGHRIDA from the coding sequence ATGTCCAATCCAGCGATTCAACTGACTGACGTCCAAAAGACTTATCATGATCGAGGCGTCGTACGGGGTCTGACCTTTAGCGTCGCTAAGGGAGAGTGTTTCGGGCTACTCGGTCCAAATGGGGCGGGTAAAAGCACGATCGTTCGGATGATCCTCGGCCTCATATCGCCCGATGCCGGCCGGATCACTGTTTTGGGTGAGCAGGTGCCGGCACGCGCCCGTTTGGCGCGCGCGGGCATCGGCGTCGTCCCACAAGTTGATAATCTCGAGGATGCGTTCACTGTGCGCGAAAATCTCCTCATATTTGGACGGTACTTTGGACTGAATACGCGCGAAAGTGAGGAGGCTGTGCCTTCGCTGCTCGAATTTGCGCGACTTGAGGGTAGAGCAGAGTCACGGGTCGCGGATCTGTCCGGCGGCATGAAGCGACGTCTCGTGCTGGCCCGTGCCCTGATCAACGATCCACAACTGCTCATCATGGATGAACCCACGACCAGCCTCGATCCCCACGCCCGCCACTTGATTTGGGAACGCCTGCGTCTTCTGCTCGCTCGAGGAAAGACTATCCTGCTGACGACCCACTTCATGGAAGAGGCTGAACGACTTTGCGATCGCCTCTGCGTGCTAGAGAATGGACGTAAGATCGCCGAGGGTGCGCCCAATGCTCTGATCGACTCTCAGATTGGCTGTGATGTCCTCGAGGTCTACGGCGGAAACCCACTCGAGCTCCGTGCGATAATAGAGCCTCACGCTTCGCGCATCGAGGTGAGGGGAGAGACGCTGTTTTGCTACGCGCCGGATCAGGCGGCGGTGCGGCTTCGGCTTCGTGGATGCACCGGTCTGCGCCTTCTGGAGCGGCCGCCTAACCTGGAAGACGTCTTCCTGCGGTTGACGGGACACAGGATAGACGCATGA